In a single window of the Nitrospira sp. genome:
- a CDS encoding NAD(P)H-dependent oxidoreductase, whose translation MSVILSTGCAVRSWADEDLPGVKILVTYHSLSGNTERMAEAVVEGAKSVPNALVVMKRVGLVTAEDLFTSDAVIVGSPVYWSNMSGEVKTFFDNWQFKFGVFPDFKMKNKVGAAFATGGQVSSGKEVTMLTILAAMLGNQMIVVSGGGAFGASATTEGDSPGIDKKELADARALGQRVADVAILISRASSK comes from the coding sequence ATGTCGGTGATCCTATCCACTGGCTGTGCCGTGCGGTCCTGGGCAGACGAGGATTTGCCGGGCGTGAAGATTCTTGTGACCTATCACTCTCTTTCCGGCAATACGGAGCGGATGGCCGAGGCGGTCGTCGAGGGAGCCAAGTCTGTGCCGAACGCTCTGGTAGTGATGAAGCGTGTAGGCCTCGTGACGGCGGAAGACCTATTCACTTCCGACGCAGTGATCGTCGGGTCTCCGGTCTATTGGTCCAACATGTCCGGAGAGGTTAAAACGTTCTTCGATAATTGGCAGTTCAAGTTCGGCGTGTTTCCTGACTTCAAAATGAAGAACAAAGTCGGTGCGGCCTTTGCGACCGGAGGGCAGGTCTCCAGCGGCAAGGAAGTGACGATGCTGACGATTCTTGCTGCGATGCTGGGGAATCAGATGATCGTGGTGAGCGGCGGGGGTGCGTTCGGAGCATCTGCTACAACAGAAGGCGATAGCCCGGGAATTGACAAAAAGGAACTGGCCGATGCGAGGGCTCTCGGGCAGCGAGTCGCGGACGTGGCCATATTGATCAGTAGAGCTTCCTCCAAATAA
- a CDS encoding pseudouridine synthase: MSLRTIAFNKPYGVLPCFTDPEGRPTLADYVTVPDVYAAGRLDQDSEGLLILTSDGTLAHRITDPQHKLPKVYLVQVERIPDVRAMAQLCQGVVLGGRRTRPAKVRILIEEPSLPERPVPIRFRKNVPTAWLEITIHEGMNRQVRRMTAAVGHPTLRLVRIAIGAVRLGDLRPGEWRDLREDDMMSLHRWHHPPLADA, from the coding sequence ATGTCTCTACGGACCATCGCATTTAATAAGCCCTACGGGGTGTTGCCCTGTTTTACCGATCCGGAAGGAAGACCGACATTGGCGGACTATGTCACTGTACCCGATGTCTATGCGGCAGGGCGTCTTGACCAGGACAGCGAGGGACTATTGATCTTGACCTCGGATGGCACCCTCGCCCATCGGATTACCGACCCACAGCATAAACTGCCGAAAGTGTATCTGGTGCAGGTTGAACGGATTCCAGATGTACGTGCAATGGCACAACTCTGCCAGGGGGTGGTACTTGGCGGGAGGCGAACGAGGCCGGCGAAGGTGAGGATCTTGATTGAGGAGCCGTCGTTACCCGAGCGGCCGGTGCCTATCAGGTTTCGGAAAAATGTTCCAACGGCCTGGCTGGAGATCACGATTCATGAGGGAATGAATCGTCAAGTGCGTCGCATGACGGCGGCGGTAGGTCATCCCACCTTGCGGCTGGTGCGCATCGCCATTGGCGCAGTGCGTCTCGGTGATCTCCGACCGGGTGAATGGCGGGATTTGAGAGAGGATGACATGATGTCTCTTCACAGGTGGCATCACCCTCCCCTTGCTGACGCATGA
- a CDS encoding (2Fe-2S)-binding protein, translating into MYMCLCKGITESEVRAAGRDGVVMPSQLKAKFDLKCNGCCGRCAKNIHEFVEVASQGAAASCPRR; encoded by the coding sequence ATGTACATGTGCTTGTGCAAAGGAATCACCGAGTCAGAGGTCAGAGCCGCGGGGCGGGACGGAGTTGTGATGCCCAGTCAACTCAAGGCCAAGTTTGACCTTAAGTGCAACGGCTGTTGCGGACGCTGCGCCAAGAACATCCATGAATTTGTCGAGGTCGCAAGTCAGGGGGCCGCGGCCTCCTGCCCTAGACGATAG